In Spirosoma aureum, a single genomic region encodes these proteins:
- a CDS encoding HlyD family secretion protein yields MLNLSNQQIDEQMVVDHPLKTLQALPMPRSSRKLGRWMLFFLFLTIVVLFLPWRQNISGTGSITALTPQDRPQSLQNAIAGRIERWSAREGQYVRKGDTLLVISEIKDDYFDPNLPQRLNEQLAAKKGSRLATEAKIKALDGQISALTAGVKVDLASARNKVQQSLLQVRIDSTDLVAIQRNYQIAVARLERYEKGYRDGLFSLTDLEGRRLTLQQDYAKVQVQDNKLGVSRQSLVNAQLNLQLIQAKYEQEVAKTMSDRSSAVSSQASANNEIAVMRNKISNVDVRRGLYIIRAPQNGYIVRALKAGIGETIKEGESIATLQPDNPTMAVELYVRAMDVPLIQRGRMVRLQFDGWPAIQFSGWPAVAVGTFGGKVVVIDAVSSTNGKYRLLVRPEAMPSDQPWPEQLRVGSGVVGWVMLDDVPIWYEIWRQLNGFPPSLQEEPQIKEKV; encoded by the coding sequence ATGCTTAACTTATCGAATCAACAGATTGACGAGCAGATGGTTGTTGATCATCCACTCAAAACGTTACAGGCGTTGCCTATGCCTCGTAGCAGCCGTAAGCTTGGCCGCTGGATGCTCTTCTTTCTATTTCTTACCATAGTCGTACTGTTTCTGCCCTGGCGTCAGAACATAAGTGGTACGGGCTCGATAACCGCCCTGACTCCGCAGGATCGCCCTCAATCCCTTCAGAATGCGATTGCTGGTCGGATTGAACGCTGGTCCGCTCGGGAAGGTCAATACGTTCGGAAAGGCGATACGTTGCTGGTTATTTCGGAAATTAAGGACGACTATTTTGATCCAAACCTTCCTCAGCGACTGAACGAGCAATTAGCCGCTAAAAAAGGCAGCCGACTCGCCACAGAAGCCAAAATTAAAGCGCTGGATGGACAAATTTCGGCCTTAACGGCTGGCGTTAAAGTGGACCTTGCTTCCGCCCGAAACAAGGTGCAGCAGAGCCTGTTGCAAGTCCGGATCGACAGTACGGATCTGGTTGCTATCCAGCGTAATTACCAGATTGCCGTCGCCCGGCTCGAACGCTACGAGAAAGGATATCGGGATGGGTTGTTTTCGCTGACCGATCTGGAAGGTCGGCGGCTTACGCTTCAGCAGGATTATGCCAAAGTTCAAGTGCAGGACAACAAGCTTGGTGTATCGCGACAGTCGTTGGTTAATGCGCAGCTTAACCTACAACTCATTCAGGCTAAATATGAGCAGGAAGTTGCTAAAACAATGTCGGACCGTAGTTCGGCCGTTTCGAGCCAGGCCAGTGCTAACAATGAGATTGCCGTTATGCGAAATAAAATCAGTAACGTCGATGTTCGACGCGGCCTTTACATCATACGGGCACCACAAAACGGCTACATCGTGCGCGCGTTGAAAGCCGGGATTGGCGAAACCATTAAAGAAGGTGAATCCATTGCTACGTTACAGCCCGACAACCCAACCATGGCCGTCGAGCTATATGTACGGGCGATGGACGTCCCGTTGATTCAACGGGGGCGCATGGTACGCCTGCAGTTTGACGGGTGGCCAGCCATTCAATTTTCAGGATGGCCAGCGGTAGCCGTTGGTACGTTCGGCGGTAAAGTGGTCGTTATTGACGCCGTCAGCAGCACGAATGGCAAATACCGTTTATTAGTCCGACCGGAAGCCATGCCCAGCGATCAGCCCTGGCCTGAGCAGCTTCGCGTGGGTTCCGGTGTTGTGGGCTGGGTCATGCTTGACGATGTACCAATCTGGTATGAGATATGGCGCCAGCTCAACGGATTTCCGCCGAGTCTGCAAGAAGAACCCCAGATTAAAGAAAAAGTATGA